A single window of Tamandua tetradactyla isolate mTamTet1 chromosome 25, mTamTet1.pri, whole genome shotgun sequence DNA harbors:
- the H3C1 gene encoding histone H3.1 — protein MARTKQTARKSTGGKAPRKQLATKAARKSAPATGGVKKPHRYRPGTVALREIRRYQKSTELLIRKLPFQRLVREIAQDFKTDLRFQSSAVMALQEACEAYLVGLFEDTNLCAIHAKRVTIMPKDIQLARRIRGERA, from the coding sequence ATGGCTCGAACCAAGCAGACCGCTCGCAAGTCCACAGGCGGCAAGGCGCCACGCAAACAGCTGGCTACCAAGGCCGCCCGCAAGAGCGCGCCGGCCACGGGCGGCGTGAAGAAGCCGCACCGCTACCGGCCCGGCACCGTGGCGCTGCGCGAGATCCGCCGCTACCAGAAGTCCACCGAGCTGCTGATCCGCAAGCTGCCGTTCCAGCGGCTGGTGCGCGAGATCGCGCAGGACTTCAAGACCGACCTGCGCTTCCAGAGCTCGGCGGTGATGGCGCTGCAGGAGGCGTGCGAGGCCTACCTGGTGGGACTCTTCGAGGACACCAACCTGTGCGCCATCCACGCCAAGCGCGTCACCATCATGCCCAAGGACATCCAGCTCGCCCGCCGCATCCGTGGGGAGAGAGCATAA
- the H4C1 gene encoding histone H4, whose amino-acid sequence MSGRGKGGKGLGKGGAKRHRKVLRDNIQGITKPAIRRLARRGGVKRISGLIYEETRGVLKVFLENVIRDAVTYTEHAKRKTVTAMDVVYALKRQGRTLYGFGG is encoded by the coding sequence ATGTCTGGGCGCGGTAAGGGAGGAAAGGGCTTGGGGAAGGGTGGCGCTAAGCGCCACCGCAAGGTGCTGCGCGACAACATCCAGGGTATCACCAAGCCCGCCATCCGCCGTCTGGCCCGGCGCGGCGGCGTGAAGCGCATCTCCGGCCTCATTTACGAGGAGACCCGCGGGGTGCTCAAGGTGTTCCTGGAGAACGTGATCCGCGACGCCGTCACTTACACCGAGCACGCCAAGCGCAAGACGGTCACCGCCATGGACGTGGTATACGCGCTCAAGCGCCAGGGCCGCACTCTCTACGGCTTCGGCGGTTAA
- the H4C2 gene encoding histone H4, with protein MSGRGKGGKGLGKGGAKRHRKVLRDNIQGITKPAIRRLARRGGVKRISGLIYEETRGVLKVFLENVIRDAVTYTEHAKRKTVTAMDVVYALKRQGRTLYGFGG; from the coding sequence ATGTCTGGTCGCGGTAAGGGCGGGAAGGGTCTTGGAAAGGGCGGCGCTAAGCGCCACCGTAAGGTTTTGCGTGATAACATCCAGGGTATCACTAAGCCCGCCATCCGGCGTCTGGCTCGGCGTGGCGGCGTGAAGCGCATCTCCGGCCTCATCTACGAGGAGACCCGCGGGGTGCTGAAGGTGTTCCTGGAGAACGTGATCCGCGACGCCGTCACCTACACCGAGCACGCCAAGCGCAAGACGGTCACCGCCATGGACGTGGTCTATGCGCTCAAGCGCCAGGGCCGCACCCTCTACGGTTTCGGCGGCTAG
- the LOC143669207 gene encoding histone H3.1, translating into MARTKQTARKSTGGKAPRKQLATKAARKSAPATGGVKKPHRYRPGTVALREIRRYQKSTELLIRKLPFQRLVREIAQDFKTDLRFQSSAVMALQEACEAYLVGLFEDTNLCAIHAKRVTIMPKDIQLARRIRGERA; encoded by the coding sequence ATGGCTCGTACGAAGCAGACGGCTCGCAAGTCCACAGGCGGCAAGGCGCCGCGTAAGCAGCTGGCCACTAAGGCTGCCCGCAAGAGCGCGCCGGCCACGGGCGGCGTGAAGAAGCCGCATCGCTACCGGCCCGGCACCGTGGCGCTGCGCGAAATCCGCCGCTACCAGAAGTCCACTGAATTGTTAATTCGAAAATTGCCTTTCCAGAGACTCGTGCGTGAAATCGCGCAAGATTTCAAGACCGATCTACGCTTCCAGAGTTCGGCCGTGATGGCGCTGCAGGAGGCGTGCGAGGCCTACCTGGTGGGGCTGTTCGAGGACACCAACCTGTGTGCCATCCATGCCAAGCGCGTCACCATCATGCCCAAGGACATCCAGCTTGCCCGTCGCATCCGCGGGGAGAGAGCTTAA
- the LOC143669208 gene encoding histone H2A type 1-D, with amino-acid sequence MSGRGKQGGKARAKAKTRSSRAGLQFPVGRVHRLLRKGNYSERVGAGAPVYLAAVLEYLTAEILELAGNAARDNKKTRIIPRHLQLAIRNDEELNKLLGKVTIAQGGVLPNIQAVLLPKKTESHHKAKGK; translated from the coding sequence ATGTCAGGTCGCGGGAAACAAGGAGGTAAGGCGCGCGCCAAGGCCAAAACCAGGTCTTCTAGGGCCGGTCTTCAGTTCCCGGTGGGCCGAGTGCATCGCCTGCTCCGCAAAGGCAACTACTCAGAGCGCGTCGGGGCCGGCGCCCCGGTGTACCTGGCGGCGGTGCTGGAGTACCTGACGGCCGAGATCCTGGAGCTGGCGGGCAACGCGGCCCGCGACAACAAGAAGACGCGCATTATCCCGCGCCACCTTCAGCTGGCCATCCGCAACGACGAGGAGCTCAACAAGCTGCTGGGCAAGGTGACCATCGCGCAGGGCGGCGTCCTGCCCAACATCCAGGCCGTGCTGCTGCCCAAGAAGACCGAGAGCCACCACAAGGCCAAGGGCAAATAA